In Stanieria sp. NIES-3757, the DNA window TACTAATTTACTTAGACGTAAATATAAGGTTGCTTATCCGCCAAACTACTTTGATTTGGTAGATAACAGACTACAATTACCAAACAAGAAAATATTTTCACTTGCTCGATGTTAAGAAAATTCCTCGCAATTTTTACCGTGGTAGGAATGAGTTTACTTATAGTCAGCGTAGATTCATACAAAGGATTTAACCCCACTCGCTCTTACGCCACGGAAAATAACTACTCCTCAAAAGAAAACATCAATGTAACGAAGACTGAATTCGGTCGAACTCAAGACGGTCAAAAGGTTTATCTCTACACCTTAACCAATACCAATGGTTTAGTAGCAAAGATAACCAACTACGGCGCGATTCTGACTGAATTAAACTTGCCTGACAATAAGAGTAAGCTAGATGATGTAGTACTGGGATTTGACACTCTAAAAGATTATTTTGCAGCTAACCGCTATCTATATTTTGGTGCAGTTGTCGGTCGCGTCGCTAACAGGATTAAAGATGCTAAGTTCACTCTCGACGGTCAAGAGTATAATCTAGCTGCTAATGCCGCTCCCCATCACATACACGGTGGTAACAAGGGTTTTGACAAAGTGGTTTGGAAAGCTGAAGCGAGCCACAGTAGCCAAGGACAGGCACTAAAACTGACTTATTTGAGTCCAGACGGAGAAGAAGGCTATCCAGGTAATTTGAAAGTGACCGTCATTTACACGCTGACTAACGATAATGAATTGAAGCTCGAAATGACCGCTACGACTGACAAGCCTACTCCTGTTAATCTGGTAAATCATTCATATTGGAACTTGGCTGGTCATGCCTCTGGGAACATTCTAGGACAGTATTTAACGATCAATGCCGATAGATATACGCCTACTAACGAACAGCGAATACCTACAGGAGAGATCGAATCAGTTAAAGATACACCATACGACTTTATCCAGCCTCGGTTAATCGCTGAGGGAATAGAGCGGCTTAGAAACACTCTAAAACAAAATTATCTAGGAGGCTACGATCTTAATTATGTCTTGAATGGTGAATCGGACAAGATCAAACTGGCAGCTACTGTATATGAACCGCAGTCTGGTAGGGTAATGGAGCTTTACACTAATCAGCCAGGAATGCAGTTTTTCTCTGGCAATTTCGATGAGTTTGAAACCTTAGGTAAAGGAGGTGTTGCTTATAAAAGACATCAGGGTTTGTGCCTGGAAACACAACATTTTCCCGACTCAGTCAATCAGCCTAATTTTCCTTCGGTTATTTTGCGCCCTGGTCAAACTTATCGACACATAATGGTACACAAGTTTTATACCAAACAAAATAATTTAGGAGAAATTCTTGCTCCCAATGCCGAAGTTGAAAAGGTAGCAGAAGGTTTTGAGTTTACCGAAGAACCTGTTTGGCATCCCGACGACTTTCTGCTGTTTAGTGATATTTCAGCTAATACGATTTATAAATGGCAACCAGGGCAAGAAACCGAGATTTTTCGTCAGCCTTCTGGCAATGCTAACGGTAACACCTTAGACCACTCAGGACGTTTAGTGACTGCCGAACATGGTAATCGTCGTATATCTCTTACAGAGAAAGATGGGGAAATTGTAACTCTAGCTAGTCGCTACCAAGGAAAGCGGTTGAATAGTCCCAACGATCTAGTGGTTAAATCGGATGGTAGTATCTATTTTACCGATCCTCCCTATGGAATTAAATCCGAACAAGAAGAACTAGGGTTTTATGGTGTTTATCGTTTAGCACCAGACAGGACAATAACTTTGCTAGTTGATGATTTTGTCCGTCCTAATGGGATTGTCTTTTCTCCAGACGAAACAAAACTATATATCAATGATTCAGAAAAGGGTCATATTCGCGTATTTGATGTTAAGCCAGACGGAAGGTTAGAAAACGGAAAACTTTTTGCCGAACTGAAACCTCCTAGTGAGGAAGGAGCAGCAGATCGGATGAAAGTAGACATTAAAGGAAATGTTGATAGCACTGGACCAGGAGGAGTTTGGATTTTCTCACCAAACGGCGAGCTACTGGGAATTATAAAAACACCAGAAGCTCCTGCTAATTTAGCCTGGGGCGATCGCGACCATAAAACTCTTTATATTACAGCTAACACAAGCCTTTATCGTATTCGTTTGAATATTGAAGGCATACCGTAACAAGTCAAATCCCACACAACGTAAATAAATGCTCAATAGAATTGAACTAAGATTAAAACAAAAACAGTGCAGTTGGTATCCCTACTATGCAATTACAAGCTCGTAACTATACTCCAGAAGAATATCTGAAGCTAGAGGAAGAAGCAGAATACAAAAGTGAGTACCGCGACGGAGCAATCATTCCCATGACAGGAGGAACGACCAATCATAATCAAATCTCAGGCAATCTGTATAGCAATTTAAAATTTAATCTCAAAAAACAAAACTATCGCGTATACATAGCTGACGTTAGATTGTGGATACCTCGCCATCGTGTCTATACCTATCCCGATGTCATGTTAATTCAGGGAGAACCTATCTATGCAGACAAAGGTACGACTACAGTGACTAATCCTGTGATGATCGCGGAAGTTCTTTCTCCTTCTACCCAAAATTACGACCAAGGAGATAAGTTTACTTATTATCGCTCGATTCCTGGAATGAAGGAATATATTTTGATTTCACAGCAAAAATATCATGTAATGCAATATGCTAAAACGAAATCGGGATGGTTACTATCTGAATATGAAGCAGAAGAGTTTGAGATTGATTTGACTTCTGTCGATTTAAAATTGGAACTAGCAGATATTTATGCAGGAGTTGATTTTAGTAACTGATAGTCTTGTGTATTAATCAGAATTCAGGAGTCCGAATCAAGTTAATGAGAATTGCTATTGTTTAAATTTAAAGAAGCTTAGATTGTTACAGAGTTAGTGATAGAAGTCCTGCTTCGATGGTGCGGAAAGTACGTTGCCCTGCTAGGTGTTGGCGATGACATTGAAATGGGTAGCAACTAGATTGAACAATATTAGAGTAGAAAATAAAGCGATCGCTCCCCATTTTTCCTCTGCCAACCAGTAAAGGCGGGCAATCCTCCAAAACCTTTTGAATAAAATCAAGTTTGTCGCTCTCCTGGTTAACAATGACTCGTAGTCTGGTCATTTGCAAAGGCTGGGCAAAGAATTTGTTTAATCAGTTCCTTAAAAATTGGGCGAGAAAGTTTTGTAAATCCGTGCAAAGACGCAAAGAAAAACACAAAAGTTTTATGGGAAGTAATCAATCAAATTTTATGTTCAATGCAAATTTACATAATACGAATGATTATTTATTAATATAAAACATCTTTAAATAATGTAAATAAAATGTAAAGAAAACGGAAAACTCTTAAACAGACCTACTGAAGTATTGTGCTACTTCTGGTTGACCGACAAAAGTACTGAAACACTTGAGAATGCGTAGGTAGGGTAAAGCGAAGCGCGAAACCCAACCAAAGTTCGATGATGATTTCAATAATGACTAAAAGCTAAATACCGTCCTGAAAGTACCCACAAAAATATCACCATTAGCATCATTATGATCGCCATTAGTGAGATAAATTATTTTCCGAACAATATATTATTAAAGCTGATATTAAATTATATTTAGTCAAATAAAAACTTATCTTTTGACCAAGCTGATTCTTGTCAATTTTTTTCCCCTACTTATTCAGCAAACCCTAATTATCGTCCCAGAATTTTCCTGGCTTCTTGTTCGGCATTATCACGTATGCGGGGAATTAAAGTGTATGTGGTAGTTAAATCCATTTTTTCCCCAACCTTGAGTGTTTTTAGCGGACTGAGAAATTCCAATTCTACGTAAGCTTTTGGATCTTCGTTAGTATAAATTTCAGCACTACTGTTATTGTCGGGATAAGTTAACCCAAGTACTCTTGGTGAGTCGATCCGTACTGCAACTTTTTCTCCCATCCATAATAATCTACTCGCATCGCTACCTATCTTGTGGGATTGATTTCGATCTCGTGTCAAGGACAATAAGCCGTTGTTGATCTTTAAGTTAGCTGGTAAATTTTCAGATTGCTTATTATACCCTTCAGGAAAAAGGGACGGCTGGGGTAGTGCTGCGTAGACGGCAAGGGGATCGCGCAACTGTGTAACTATCCAGACAGAAACATTTTGTGGCTTACCTTTGACTTTTTCGTAAGTCGTGGTAATTCTCATTACGGGTTGGTGCGGTTCGAGTGTAATTTGGCGGTAGACTCGAATGCCATAGAAAGGGTCAACGGGAGAAATCAGCGTCACCTCACTGGGATTAATTCTTGCTGTAACTGGTATAGAATCAAACGTGGCAGGTGGAGGCCAACTTCGTCCTGTGATTTGTTTCCATTCAGATTGGGGTGCAGGCCAGGTTTTATCACCACCAAAGTTGTTCCATTCCAGAGATTTGGGATTAGGTACTTGACCAAATAGCTGGTCATTTTCCCAGAATGTACCTTCTCCGTCTTTAAAGCGAAACTGCATTACCCGTCCAACTTTTGGGACTACGACCGCTTCCACTTGACCATTACTTAAAATGTAAGAATCTTGCCAGCCTTGGTAATTAGTTTTTGTGACCGTAATTTTGGCTGGGATGGATGATTCTGGTGAGGAGACAAGTTTTCTGACTTTACCATCTTGTTTAGATGTTACATAAATTTCTCCCTCTTCATCTACTCCGAATCCTACATCTGAGCGCCCCTTACCAAGAATATCAAGAAAAAAATCAACTTCGCGATCGCCATCAAAAAGCCTGAGTTCTTTAATAGTTGCCTGTTTGCCATCGACAAGTTCATCTACAGGTACATGAAAAAACCTGGCATCACTGCCAAAATCAGCAAAAATGTATTGACCTACTAATTCGGGAATTGCTTTGCCTCGATAAACATAACCACCTGTAATTGCAATTCCGTAGTAACCTTCTATTTCTGGGGGGATGTAATGATCGTATTGGGCAACGGGATAAGTATAATCATATCTGGCATCATCTTGAGGTAATGGGAACAAAACATTTTCATTATTTTCCTTAATAACCCAAGTACCTTCTCGGTTGCCCCATCCGTAATTAGCCCCTTTGATGCCCAAATTAACTTCTTCAATAAAAGCCTGACCCGTATCGGCAATTAACATTTTGCCTTCCCCACCAGTATCCCAGCTAAAACGATGGGGATTACGCAGTCCATAAGCCCAAATTTCACCCAAAGTTTTAGGATCGTTATCCGCAACGAAAGGATTGTCGTTAGGAATACCATATTGACCATTGGCACTATTATTGCCCAAAGGATCGATTCTGAGAACTTTGCCCAGTGGTGTTCCCAGATATTGTCCATTATCTAAAGGATCGGTATCGCTAACGGGGAAGCCATCACTACCGCCATCAGCTACGGCAATATATAGCAAGCCGTAATCATCATCTCCTGGTTTAGCATTGGGATTAAAGCCCAATTGTCCCACGTTATGATCTGGATAAGGCTCTTCAATCCGCAAAATCTCGCGGGATGTTCCTGCAAAAATATTGCTAGAAGGGTTTGTTGCCTTCCATTCCCGAATTACATCGTGGTGAGAACTTTCGATAATGTTCTTGTCACTATCAATAATTGGTTTGGTAACAGGGAAGTCAGGAGTACCGCTATCTTTGATTTCGCTAGTTACAGTATAAAAAATCCCATTTTGAGCAAATTCTGGATGAAAAGTAAAATAAGCAAAGCCCTGTTGACCGCTTTCATAGGTAAAGTCAGCACAAATTAATTGTTTCAAATTCATGTAAACAGTAGCAGTGCCGTCAACAATGACATACAACTTGCCACGCATATCGTTAACAAATAGTCGTCCGCTACCATCTCCTGCATAGGTAAGTAGGTTTAAACGAGCAGCCTTTTCTCCATCGGTTCCACTATTGGGAATTTGAACGACTTCTTCCAGGCTGACAGAGAGTTGCGACTTTTTAATTGGTTCGGGAATAGGATCGGTTATTTGGGCAACAGAAATCTTAGTAACAACAAAGATTACCAACAAGAGCAAGGCGATAAAATAGAGAAGCCGAAATTTGTTCATACATATCTATAAAAAAGCTGTTTTTAAAGATACTTTATTTGTTACCCAAAAAGAATTCAAAGACAAGAACGAGCAACTGATTCGACAAAAATTCCTTGTCTATTTTTCGCCTCTAGTTTTGATTTTCGGCTATTTAAGTAAACTTTATTCTCATATAAAGTATCTGGAGAGCTTGAAAAATCATTTTAATACCGATAATCTTACGGCTGGGTATTACGTCTGAAACATTTACTGTCAATGGTTTTAATTTTGAATCTAAACTAAAAAAATAATTAACATTTTTCTGATACTAAAATTTGCCTGTGTGTTAATTGGTTTTTTAACAAGCAACAGTTTTATCTATAATAAAATTTACTACTTTTTTGTAAAAAAAATTATTAATACAATTTATAATTGATCGCTATCAACAACATGAATAATTATTTTGCTACAGTTGCTCGTGGTTTAGAAGAAATTGCTGCTCAAGAATTAGAAAAATTAGGAGCAAAAAATATTAATCCAGATTTTACTGGAGTTCATTTTCAAGGAGATAAAACTTTACTTTATCGGGTTAATCTTTGGTCGAGCATAATCTTTAGAGTGTTAGTTCCAATTGCCGATATCAAAAGTTATAATTCTGATCAATTATATCGCAATGTTCAGAATATTGATTGGTCAGAATATCTTAACCCAGAGATGACTTTAGCTGTTAATTGTACGGGCAAAAATCCTAATCTTAATCATACACATTTTACAGCCCTGCAAATAAAAAATGCCATTGTCGATCTACAACAAAAACAATTTGGTAGACGTTCTGATATTGAAACTGACCAGCCCGATTTACTTGTCAATGCTCATATTAATAACAATTTTTGTACGATTAGTTTAGATAGTTCTGGTTCGAGTTTACATCGACGAGGTTATCGCCCTGCAATGGGATTTGCACCTTTAAAAGAAACTTTAGCTGCTGCCTTATTAGAAATGGCAGAATGGACACCCAATTTACCTTTTTTAGACCCTTTATGTGGTTCGGGAACTTTACCTATTGAAGCAGCTTTAAAAGCTTTAAATATTGCTCCAGGATTGTCAAGAAAGTTTGGTTTTCAATCTTGGTTAGATTTCGATTCAACTCTTTGGCAACAACTTATTACTGAAGCAAAAAATAATCAATTAACTCAACTTCCTCAACCCATTTTCGGAAGCGATCGCGATGCTGATGTAATTGAACAAGCACAAATTAATGCTCAAAATTGTGGCTTAGAAGAGCAAATTGAATTTTATCAACAAGAATTAGCAGACATTGAAGCACCAACTTCAGAAGGAGTTATCATCTGTAATCCTCCTTACGGTCAAAGAATAGGTAATACAGAAGAATTAGGAGAACTTTATAAACTTTTAGGAGATATTTTTAAACAAAGATTCAAAGGTTGGACAGCTTATGTTTTAACAGGAAATAAAGAACTATCTAAAAAAATTGGTTTAAGAAGTTCTCGCCGTCTTGCTGTTTATAATGGTTCAATTCCTTGTACTTTACTGAAATATGAATTGTATTAAAAAATAGGTAATAAGTAAGTTGAACTATATAAAGAATTAATTATGATTACACAAAATATGAAACAACTACCTATTCCTAACTTCTTTAATGACGAGGAAGTAGGTACAGTTTATCGAGTACCTTATCAACAGAGGGCAAGAGAAGCCAAACTTTGGGCAACACAATATGATATTCAATCAGCCTTAGAAGATAAAACCCGTGTTTGCCTATTACTAATTGATGTGCAAAATACTTTTTGTCTTCCCGACTTTGAATTATTTGTTGGTGGTGCATCGGGAATGGGTGCGGTAGAAGATAACGTGCGGTTGTGCGAGTTTATCTATCGTAATTTAAATGTAATTACTGAAATTATTCCGACGATCGATACTCATACAGCAATGCAAATTTTCCATCCCATTTTTTGGCTCGATCAATTAGGTAATCATCCAGAACCAGCCACGATGATTAGTTTAGAAGATGTTGAAACAGGAAGATGGAGAGTTAATTCCGCGATCGCGTATAGTTTAACTAATGGAGATTACGAAAGATTAGAAAAATATGCTCTACATTATGTTAGAAAACTGAGCGAAGAAGGAAAGTATCCTTTAACAATTTGGTTTTATCATTCAATGTTAGGAGGCATCGGACACGCTTTAGTTTCGGCAGTAGAAGAAGCAATTTTTTTTCATAATATTGCGAGGAATAGTCAAACTCTTTTTGAATTAAAAGGGAGTAATCCTTTAACAGAAAATTATTCTGTTTTGAGTCCAGAAGTTTTAACTGATGCTGAAGGTCAACCAATTGCTTATAAAAATAAAAAATTAATTAAAAAATTACTTAATTTTGATGCAGTAATTGTTGCAGGACAAGCTAAAAGTCACTGTGTTGCTTGGACAATCGACGACCTATTAACTGAAATTAAAACAATAGATAATAATTTAGCTAAAAAGATTTATTTATTAGAAGATTGTACTTCTTCTGTACTTATTCCTGGAATTATAGATTTTACCGATCAAGCTGATGCAGCTTTTCAACGTTTTGCTAATGCGGGAATGAATATTATTAAATCGACCGAACCTTTAATTAATTTAAATTAGCATAGTTAGCAGTCTTAAATAAATTGTTATTAGTTAAATTAATTTACTTATTTCGAGTTGAGCTGGAAAAAATTTATATGAAATAGAAAAAATAAAGCTACAAACAATTGGATTTGAGTTCTAGTTCAGCTAAAAGCTAATTAGTTATGTTTGGCAAGAACTGCGATCAATTACATAGACTTTAAATGCCCAATCAAGGATCGATTCCGAACATAAAATAGCCTGTAAATAATCTTTCCAGTAGTAAGACAATTTTAAATATTTGAATCTAATCAAGTAAACCAAATACCTAAATTTATGAATGGCATATCGAGAAAATAAATATCTCTTAAATTGAGCTTTGCTTTTGAAAAAATTTAATGCTTTTATTTGTGGTATTTCTTCTAAGCTTCTTTGTTTATTGATGTTTAAATCTAAATAGTCATTTGCCAGTCTAATAATAGAACTAATTTCGTCATTAAATTTAACTAGAATTTCTGAAAACCAAATCTTTGTTTCTAAACCAAATTTACTAGCTAAATAACCTGTTAAAATCCCTGCACCAATACTTTTGCTAGTAATTGTTAAATATTTAGTTAACGACTCGCTTAAATCTAAAGATGATTCATCCTTCATGGATTGAAATAAAGTTTCAATTGCCGACAAACCAATCGGATGATTATTAGGCATTAAATCAATCATCGCCTGTTTAATTTTGTTTAGCTCATGACTATTTAATTTTTTGCCAACAATATCGTAGAGATCATCTAACTCAAAAACTAACTCAACCAGTTTGTAAATATTTTTAAAATCTTCTTCAGCTAGATTGAGGTGATATTTATCCAAAATATGTTGATAGAGTTTTACATAACCTAAAACATTATCTTTGTTCATTTTGTTTGCCGTATATTTATGTTTTTTATTCGAGAGAGAAAAAAAAAGGAAGTTTTTACTTTTATTTTTTAATTTATAAGATATTAATTTGAGAAACTCGTCAATAATCACCTTTTTATAGAGTATTTTTAATTTTTGCTCATTATCTATTTTTTATAATCTATCATTAGTTATTGATGGTAAAAACTATCGATATATTTAAGTTCTTGGCATTCTCTACGATGAGCTAAACAAGCAAGCAACCAAATAAAAATTTATACGGCATTTTAATAAAAATTCTGAAGAAAGTTTAACAATAACGCAATTTTAAAGCGATCGCTCTTTCTTTTACTCTGACAAGTTAATTTTGTTTAGTATCATAAAGTTTTAAAGATAAAAAGATATTCATAATCCATAATTAAAATAGATAGATAATCTTGTATTTAAGGTATAAGTTTTTAACAAAAGCACGGATTGGATCGAATTTTGTTGATGTGCTGAGGAGAAACTTGAACGTGAATAAATTATCAAAAAGGCAAATACTAACAGAAAAAATGTTTGCTTAATCTAAATATTGTTTTAAATCGAGACATAGCTCAGACATTGACATCCGATCTAAATCTGTCAGGAGGATGTGATGAGTAACGATTTAACTAACTCCGATACTGAAGAGAATAAAATTGCGGTTTTTCCACTGACTAATAATAATACTGGTGATTATAATCCGCAGATCTCAGATAACAAAGTGGTTTGGGAGAGTAACGACAGCAACGATTCGGAAATTTATCTCTATAACTACGACAATGGAACTGTAGTACAACTCACTGATAATGACATCTATGAATCTAGTCCGCAAATTTCAGGTAATAATATAGTTTGGCAGGGCTACGATAATAACGATTCGGAAATATATCTCTATGATGGCTCTCAAACAATTCAACTAACCAATAATTATATCGATGAATTTAATCCGCAAATTTCAGGTGATAAAGTAATTTGGGAAGCCTACGACGGCAACGATTCCGAAATTTATCTCTATGATGGGACTCAGACGATTCAACTGACTAATAATGATACCTATGATTATAGTCCCCGAATTTCAGGTAACAAAATAGTTTGGCAGGGCTACGACGGCAAAGATTCCGAAATTTATCTCTATGATGGTACTAATACTACCAAACTAACTGTCAATGGCACAGACGATTATAGTCCGCAAATTTCAGGTAATAATATAGTTTGGCAGGGCTACGATAATAACGATTCGGAAATTTATCTCTATGATGGCTCTCAAACAATTCAACTAACCAATAATGATACCTATGAATCTAGTCCACAAATCTCAGGTAATAATGTAGTTTGGGAAGGTAGCGATGGTAACGATTCGGAAATTTATCTCTATGATGGTTCTCAAACCATTCAACTAACCAATAATGATACCTACGAATCTAGTCCACAAATTTCAGGTAATAATATAGTTTGGCAGAGTTATCAGAACTATAGTGATCCAGAAATCTATCTCTATGATGGGACTCAAACCATTCAACTGACCAATAATGATACCTACGAATCTAGTCCACAAATCTTAGACAACAAAGTAATTTGGTCAAGCTACGACGGCAACGATTCCGAAATTTATCTAAATTTCAATCCTCCTCTTGTTCCTGGAGAAATTCAAGGAATTAAATGGCATGACCTTAACAAAAATGGTCAGCAAGATACGGGTGAACCTGGTTTAGAAGGTTTGACAATTTACCTAGATCAAAATAAGAATAATCAACTCGATCAAGGAGAACTTTCTACTGTCACTGATGCTAACGGTTTTTATTCCTTCAGCAATTTAAACTTTGGCAATTATACAGTTGCTGAAATACTTCAGCCTGGATGGAAACAAACTTATCCTTTTGCAATTGAATACAAGTGGTCTGATAGTACTCAACCAGAAGGTATTCCTTTTAACTGGGTTGATATCTCTACTACTGGAACAAAATTGAATTTGGGCGATGAAAATTACGCAGAAGTTGCCTTACCGTTTAACTTTTCTTTCTATGGAGAAGAATACAATAGTGTCAAGATTTCCTCTAATGGATACCTTACCTTTGGCAAGGATGCAACCAATTACTACAACTCTTGGCTTCCATCTTCTTCCGATGCTAATAATTTGATCGCACCATTTTGGGATGATTTAAATCCCAATGTTGGAGGCTCAATTTACTATTATTACAATCCCACAGAAGAACAATTTATTGTTCAATATCAGGATGTTCCTCGTTACGAAGTTGAAGGGTCTTTGACATTTCAAACCATTCTGAACTCGGATGGAACTATTGTTTATCAGTATGACAACCTCAATGCAACTCTTAACAGTGCCACTATTGGTTTAGAAAACGCTGATGGTACAAAAGCAACTCAAGTAGCATACAACGAGAACTATTTGAGTAATGACTTAGCTATCAGTTTTAGTCCCGTTCTTAGCCCTAAAAATTATCTAGCTCATCAAGTCTCTCTCGGTACTGGCGAAATCATTGAAAACCTTAATTTTGGCAATCTTTTAGCAGGACTTCGGATCGAAGCCGAAGATTACACCAACTATTACGATACTACTGCTGGTAATACAGGTGGAGTTTATCGCAATGATGATGTCGATCTTGGTACTTCTGGAGATATTGGTGGTGGATATAGTGTTGGCTGGATTGATTCGGGAGAATGGCTAACCTACAACGTCAATATTCCTGAAACTGGTTTGTATCAGCCCGTTTTACGTGTTGCTTCGGAGGTAGATGCTACTCATAATCTCGAAATTTCGATTGATGGACAAACTAGCACGTTAAATTTTAATGGTACGGGTGGCTGGGAATCTTGGTCTGATGTAGCAGGTGGAAACCTAAATCTAACGGCTGGTAATCACGAACTGAAACTAGATCTGGGGAGTTCTGGTTTTAATGTCAACTACATTGATTTAGTTCCTGTAGCAGGAATTCGGATTGAAGCGGAAGATTACACCAACTATTACGATACTACTGCTGGTAATACAGGTGGAGTTTATCGCAATGATGATGTCGATCTTGGTACTTCTGGAGATATTGGTGGTGGATATAGTGTTGGCTGGATTGATTCGGGAGAATGGCTAACCTACAACGTCAATATTCCTGAAACTGGTTTGTATCAGCCCGTTTTACGTGTTGCTTCGGAGGTAGATGCTACTCATAATCTCGAAATTTCGATTGATGGAAAAACTACCACATTAAGTGTTGATGGTACAGGTGGTTGGCAATCTTGGTCTGATGCGATCGCAAAAAGTCTAAATCTCACTGCTGGTACCCATGAACTAAAAATCAATCTGCATAGTTCTGGTTTCAATATTAATTACATTGACTTGCTTCCATATACTGATTTAAACGTAGCAAGTAGTGTTGCCACAGACGAACTGACTGGAAATCCCGATCAAACTTCTTTAGTAAGCGATTCTAATCAAGATTTGTTCACGACAGCAAATAATTCCGATAATCTTCTTAGTGGTAGCCAAGAAAAAG includes these proteins:
- a CDS encoding SMP-30/gluconolaconase/LRE domain-containing protein codes for the protein MLRKFLAIFTVVGMSLLIVSVDSYKGFNPTRSYATENNYSSKENINVTKTEFGRTQDGQKVYLYTLTNTNGLVAKITNYGAILTELNLPDNKSKLDDVVLGFDTLKDYFAANRYLYFGAVVGRVANRIKDAKFTLDGQEYNLAANAAPHHIHGGNKGFDKVVWKAEASHSSQGQALKLTYLSPDGEEGYPGNLKVTVIYTLTNDNELKLEMTATTDKPTPVNLVNHSYWNLAGHASGNILGQYLTINADRYTPTNEQRIPTGEIESVKDTPYDFIQPRLIAEGIERLRNTLKQNYLGGYDLNYVLNGESDKIKLAATVYEPQSGRVMELYTNQPGMQFFSGNFDEFETLGKGGVAYKRHQGLCLETQHFPDSVNQPNFPSVILRPGQTYRHIMVHKFYTKQNNLGEILAPNAEVEKVAEGFEFTEEPVWHPDDFLLFSDISANTIYKWQPGQETEIFRQPSGNANGNTLDHSGRLVTAEHGNRRISLTEKDGEIVTLASRYQGKRLNSPNDLVVKSDGSIYFTDPPYGIKSEQEELGFYGVYRLAPDRTITLLVDDFVRPNGIVFSPDETKLYINDSEKGHIRVFDVKPDGRLENGKLFAELKPPSEEGAADRMKVDIKGNVDSTGPGGVWIFSPNGELLGIIKTPEAPANLAWGDRDHKTLYITANTSLYRIRLNIEGIP
- a CDS encoding putative RNA methylase, with the protein product MNNYFATVARGLEEIAAQELEKLGAKNINPDFTGVHFQGDKTLLYRVNLWSSIIFRVLVPIADIKSYNSDQLYRNVQNIDWSEYLNPEMTLAVNCTGKNPNLNHTHFTALQIKNAIVDLQQKQFGRRSDIETDQPDLLVNAHINNNFCTISLDSSGSSLHRRGYRPAMGFAPLKETLAAALLEMAEWTPNLPFLDPLCGSGTLPIEAALKALNIAPGLSRKFGFQSWLDFDSTLWQQLITEAKNNQLTQLPQPIFGSDRDADVIEQAQINAQNCGLEEQIEFYQQELADIEAPTSEGVIICNPPYGQRIGNTEELGELYKLLGDIFKQRFKGWTAYVLTGNKELSKKIGLRSSRRLAVYNGSIPCTLLKYELY